In Papaver somniferum cultivar HN1 chromosome 9, ASM357369v1, whole genome shotgun sequence, the genomic stretch AGAGCAAAGAGGAGAGGAATTCTTATTATTATGTGTATAAAATACAATgtttaagcctctatttatatagatagatAGAATACTTGGTGTCTAAGATATGTAAACCCTAAACTTAGTCACGGAGggcatcttagtaaataaacttATTTTATAACACTTTTATGGTTTGGACTCCAGTAAAAGACAGTAAATTTTCAGTGAAGAGTTCTTACAATCACCTAACCAAATGCTCCAGGGAGGTCTAAGTTAATGGAAGGGATTATTCAGCCAAAAGTCTGGAAAACTTTATGCAGATGCAGTGCAGTACACATAATTAAACTTTTTGCTTGGAAATAGATTCATGAGTGTCATCCTACTAGAAGTAAGCTGGCAGAGCATAACAATGAAGTGACTGATATTCGATGTGGATCTTGTGGTAATGGGGCGAAACCTATCGAGCatatcatctttgattgcagACATGCTAGGGCAGTTTGGAGAGACATTCATATTAACATAGACGATGTCAGAGACCAATGTCTTATTGTGTCAAAATGGGCGAGCTGGTTTATTGATGTCATTACTTATTCAGATGATAGAGGGTCAGTAATGATTGATAACTGGATTATTTGGAAGGATAAGTGTGAAACTGTCTTTCAGGAAGTATCAATATACTCTTTTAACTCGATTAATAAAATTCATTATTACTTAAGCTCTCATCTGCATGATCATATGAAGCATCAACATTAAATTTCACTTTCTCGTAAATATAAATATCATTGAACGTGGTCCTCCGTTTAGATCGAACATACTTAGTTGCACTGGTTTCCGATTAACTATAATGGGTATAACAAAAAGCAATACGGGACGAAGGGAAAAAAaatagtttgtgtttgtttgatttgATCTTCATTGATAGAGAAAAATATGATATTGAGTTTTTAAAAAGTTGAAAATCCATCCATCTATAATTCAAGATTTAGATAAATAAATTGTTTTAATTGAGATGTAGGGCTTGTTGTTTTTGATGAGGAAGACGATCATGGGGAGAATTCAAGTGTATTTGTAAAGGACACTAAGCTAGAAAATTATATATTTGTAAAAAGGATAAAAAAGACTTTTTATACGAAATAGTGGTAGAAATAAGAAGAAATCGGAAAGGAAAATGTTATTTGATTTTCACTACCATGATAGTGACTACCCACTATCTAGATAGAAGAGGCACAAAAACAAATAATCTTGGTGTatagtgaaaaaacaaaacatgtTGTTACATATATGATATGTATCCCAGCTGATGTTTATAGTTTTAGACTTGGGCCACTATTCATGTTAGAATTGATATGACTGAAAAGTAAATTAGATGTGAAAAATAAGAACTGATCTTGGTTTAGATTtcgtctttcttttctttctcattctCCTTGCATGAACAAAGACGAGTATAAAAACCGTCTACTTTCTTTTATCAATTCCGTTTTGAAATTATTAAATAAAAATAGGTTCTTATGTCGTTTAGTACCTATATTTTAGCCAGAATGTGACTTGCTACCAACATTTGTCCAGGATGAAGTTTGGTGCTAATATTTGTCCGATTGGAGTTTAGTACCTACATTATACATTGACTATCATTGAATTTTCAAAAACTAATACAATTTATTAACCACGGTAATTTAATGATAACATATTTTTCATCTTCACCTTACCCTTGAGGCAGTCTTCAATGAACGATAAAAATATTATTCGTGGCTCAACTCAACTCAAGATACCTCATCCTTCTATAGAAACTGAAATCCAAAAAAGTGAAAACTTTATGACAGTTGGCCGATAAGGAGGTTAGATTTTAACTTTCTTTCTTCTTACATTTAATTTTGTACACAAACATGTTTCTTTAAATTAggaagtatttttttttaattttttgtttcttagtCACTagctttgtttattttatttttttgtacaaACTAGGAAATAATATTTATAATAGGTTATCATATCCAAATAATGCTACTTATCTCAACTAAAAATCTGGCTCATTTGATCCCAAATGATGTGTTTGCCTATGTGGATGGGGAAGTTCAAATGTTTAATGTGActtttttttagaaataaaattAATACAAGATGAGAGATGTTTTTTCTCAGTGCAAAAGCAATTTTACCTTTTTGTCCTCAAACTTATTTCTAtcataatttcatgaaaataatttttttccacTGAAATCGCATCCAGAGGATGGATTGGTCCACATTTTGGTTACACTGTTAAGGGAAAACCTAACGAGTTCATGACTGAAAACATGAGCATGAACAATGCTGAGAGAAAGAAATTAAAAAGTGAAGTATCCATATTTTAATAAGGAAGTGAGGATGTTGGGATAATTCTTCTTCCTTGAGTACTCAAATTTATAGTGATTAAAGATCTTAAAACTtgtatttggttgttgatttgtaTTAATATAGGGTTTATGAAAAGCACATAGGAATAGGTTCCGCAACTATCAAAGAAGGTAGCTTCCCTGTGATTTACGATCACCAAGTAAAGTCTTTTGAAATCTCACTCTTGTTCGTGAAAAACAAAggtatggaaaacaaccttaatGCAACCAAACACAATTTTTCATGGGATAGATTGTGTGGTTACATGAAACCCTTACAAGTAGTGAATGATCAAGGCTGGTTTGCTTGGAAACAAAGCTACCTTGTCTAGGTTAGGAAACACCCAAATACTTGACCCAAATAGGCTTTTTATCACGTATTCACGGTTTAGGTTCGCGAACTGTTGCCAAAAGTTAGTGTACACTTTCCTATTCATGAAATCAACCTTAACCACACTTATAAATGTtgttttaataaatcactcataacttattCGTTATAGCTcgtaattgagtgattcttggcccGTTGCATTTGTATTATCATTCACTACAACATGAGGATCTTTCTAGTGATAAAGGTCATTCTCATAAAATTTATAGGCTCGAATATCCTCGAgtgtatatataaatatatatttaccGTCACAGGGAGTGTTCCATAGAGCGAGCACTTTTTCGATAGATAGAGAGGTAAAGTAAACAAGAGAATCAAGAATTTGTTACTACCCTTTAATGAAGTTTTCCAATATGTCTTCGCGTAGTCTTCAATCTCCATTCTTCAATGATAACATTGATTACCTACTATACTACTTAAACCTAATCTCATCTGAAACTGACTTTAGtaaactaaatcaagaatgtgttctgtcatctaaatttgacaactaacttgacataccaatgctagtgggttcaaccgagcattgctctaacacatAACTTAAAAcaaaaactttaaaaataaaaatcagagacaatgttcttcatcttgtttatcttcaccatttcacataacttccaagcaatgcgctcatgaacgaaGTCTccattgtttatcttcttctttgccttcaaattttccttgccttgaactCTTCTTTGCCATGTCTTAGCTACAAGTTTGATTGGGTCAACATCCAAAACTTGCAGGCTGCTTTGattttacatatttctttatAATTGTCACATATCCTGCTAACCGGCTTCGAGCACCACTCCAGAAAAATCAAATTGGGTTGCTAAATCAACTTGGTTTTCAAATTGTGCCATTTGAATACTTTTGGGAGAAGatataaagaatttttttttgaataaaaatttTGGAGTAAATTTTGTGCTTGAATTTCACATATTTAGCGATAGAAAGATAGCCGTTGGAGATAGACTACCCACCGAACAACTAACGAGTCTTAATCGCTAATGGTTTAGTCTCTACCATTCGATAGAAACTCCAACGTTTAACAATATTACCATGATAGTGCAACCAGTTTGCCAGACCACATGTTAGCCATTCCCACAAAAACCGCCGAACCGATCTAAAAATCCGGAGTATGGAAAAGCATTTTTGATGCCCGATGGTGAGCATGGCACCGACTCAATGACCACCGCAGTCAGCCTTGATGTTGGTGGTATATCATAAAGCTGTCCAAGCTCCAATGTAGGCAGGCACTCTGCCACGAGACTTGTTATAAACTTATAACCCCAAAAAGGAGAAGCGGTAGATGGGTTACCAAGAAAATGCAATTCAGTCAGAGACagtaaaatatgatttgattttaCTACAACTGTCGGCAATAATAGCGTGTAGAAGTAGAAGTATCTCAAAACGAGATCTCTTTTTACTCAGAGGAAAATATATTTTCTCTCACCTTCTGCTCCTCTTCGTttgagagagagatagagatagagaGTAGAAATAGATAAAGACAGATAAGAAAAGTATTCGATCTCCGAATTGGAtccattaaaaaccctaattcttcataTATTTATAAGTACACaacgaagaggaagaagaggtAGGGGGTGAAATCATGTCAACACCTGCAAGGAAGAGATTGATGAGGGATTTCAAGAGACTACAGCAAGATCCACCTGCTGGTATCAGTGGAGCTCCTCATGATAATAATATCACTCTATGGAACGCTGTGATATTTGGGTATGAATTTCCtctttttaattttaatattcattagggtttttatttatttttatttgtcatTCGATTTTGATTGAGGAATTGAAGTTATCTCTGTGGTTTGATTTTCAATTGCAGACCTGATGATACCCCATGGGATGGAGGTGAGTTGTTTAGTCTTTTCAATCACGATTTTATAGTATGCTGTTTAATTGTTTGAAATTATTGCCATACTGTTGAGTTTAAGATCGATGAAGTTTTACTTCTAATGAATCATAAGAGAACTCCGAACCTCAGAGCTGGATTTGTACAAGAAATGAttcgttttttatttttgtgcAAGGATTGTAAGCTGCTATGGCGTTTGATGTTCAAGTGATATTGATTTTCAACTTGTTCATGCTTTTGTTTATAATCTTATTGAATTTTTCATTTTGATTGACTCATTCGTGGGTGCATAGGCTTAATTTCTGTGTTCGATTATTAAGTTGGTGTGCAAATATCTACttctatcaaggctggctttttTATTTCAAGTATTTTATTGATTTATGATGTTAGTGGCAATTACTTTTGCTCTGAAAAATATGTTCTTTTTACGAGTTCTCCTCTCATGCGTAGACTTGTGTACTTGCTTGGTCGGTACTTGGTATTTCCATACGTCTTGTAGACTTATATTTCTCTCCACAAGCTTCAAGTATAGTGACATGATGCTTCTTCAGGCATAAAGTTTATCTAGTTAATAATATTTGCTCTGTAATTAAGCTGCTCCACTACCACCTATTAAGTTAGAGGGTTGAGCTGGCTGTTATAGGCACTGGTAAATTTTTCTCTCCGATCACAATGACATGCACAGGAGAGGCATTTTGATGTTTGGATGCAAATATTTTGTAGTTGAAGTTGAAGATTCTTGCTTCTAGTATATTAGTCGATATAATATGTGGATACTTTGTATGGCATTTTGTAAGTTCCATCCCTACATACTCCCGTCACTGCTTAGGGCTTCGTTCTTGCCTTCACCAATACTGTTTAGTGTAAAGAACTTTGGATTTCATTTCACCTGTTGTAAATTGTAGTAAATCGTTGGGTAACGTCGTTCATCCTTGAAAACTTTTTAACTTGATTGCAAGTGTTGTGTAGTTTAGGACCTTTAGGTAGCTTTTACTTCTGATGCAATTTTAAGTTCACAGATGTTCTATTATCTTCATCGTAAGCTTTTAGTTCTTATCCCATTCTAGAAGCACCTAGTTAAATGGTGCTTCAGTATTTAAAATTAAAAGAATATGATGCAATCCTTTGCTGAGCTGGTATGTTTTGGTGTTAAtatgatttgtttgtttttaaaattttattgcAGATATTTTTAGTAGAATATTCTGATTGAAAGGTTGTCTCtccatatattaattcttttgagCTTCCTCAGGAACGTTTAAGCTGACACTGCAGTTCACAGAGGATTATCCTAACAAACCTCCTACAGTGCGGTTTGTTTCCCGAATGTTTCATCCAAACAGTACGTATACGCTAAACCTCTTTTCTTGTCTTCGTTATTTAATGTTCATCAAAACTATTGTAAGCAGTTACATAAACGTTCTCTTAACTCCCCAAGTTGGACAAGTGTCGTTTCCATGAAATATTCTAAAGCTTTTCTCAGTATCTTAACTTCATTTTTCTGGCCTCTTATCAGTCTATGCGGACGGAAGCATTTGCTTGGATATCTTACAGAACCAATGGAGTCCTATATATGACGTTGCAGCTATACTGACTTCCATTCAGGTATGACTTCCTTTGATCATTTGTTCTAATTCTGAAGTTTTAAGTCACTACCCTTGCGTTTATGAACCGTGATTTCTTAAATAGTCATTTGTACTGTCAACTATTTTACAGCAGTATGAACTGAGTCACCATTCCTAAAATCATGTATTCAGCTTGTCTAAAAGTGTGGGTTTTGATTCTAAAACACGCCGACATATACGCTCCACAGATCATTGCATGGATCGTGCATATTTGTATTGTTTTTGACATTCACATATGATTGAGTACTAACTCTAGGACACATCTCTCTGTGTCTTTCTCAGTCTCTTCTCTGTGATCCAAATCCGAACTCCCCGGCAAATTCAGAGGCAGCACGCATGTTCACCGAGAATAAGCGTGAGTACAACCGAAGAGTGCGAGAAATGGTGGAGCAAAGCTGGACAGCTGACTAAAAGGTTATAACAGTAATGAAAATCGAGAGAACCACCATCTTCGTTCTGCCAATAAAAAAACATCTGAAGTGGTTGTAACGGGTTTGAACTTGCATTTACTGTTTGTTTACCaaagaaaatttcaaaatcaCTCTGCTGTAAAAGATGTTTCGTTGATTCAGTATCTGCATTTATGGCTGTGCCTTTTAAGTTTGCTTTCATGtaatattttcataaagatacttcttttcttatgaaatgtGTACAAAAACAATTGTTGTTGTAGCCGAATCTTCAATCAGTATCCACCTTAGTTGATACTTCTTTTTGTGGGTTCTCTCTTAAAAAGTTGAGTGAGCTTCTTTCGTAGACAATCAAAATTATTGCCCTTAAAAAGATGACAGTTAGCTTCTTTTGTAGACAATCAAAATTATTGGCCTAATAGGGGAAACTTAATACTCCTAAAATCACGAATCTGGCTACTGGATTTGGAAATGCATCCAAAAAGGCCCGTCTCAGATTTGGGAAGTTGGAAATGGAGAACAAATCCACATGCGAGGATCCCAGATCTGCAACAGACTCCCTTGGCTGTTTCAGATGGTCTTTCTGGATCTCTAGTGAAGATCTGAATGGTGAATAAGCCTACCACTTTAAACACTATTTTTTGACCCCCAAACTGTTCTAGCTATTTGGAAAGGCCAAGAGCACTAAAACTCTTTATAGAGCTAACCAGGAAGGAGTAAATCCCATCAAGATGCAGCAATCAAGTGGAAATAGGATACTAATCCTCTCCTAGGATAAAACTGTTAATCTACAAATGcatccaggatatgataccaaCTGCAGGTAAGTTGTCTCAATACAAGTATTCCAAATGTGTGCTCTCTTTGTGCACAAAAAAATGAAACTCTACaacatcttttatttttttgcccCATTGCAGAAAGTGTTTGGTTTGCCTCTAACCATAATCCTTACCCTCCAAATGTGAAAATACCCGCTGTAAAAAGCTGGATTCTGTAATGGCATACTAATCCTGCAGGATGATTACAGCAGACAGGTAACTGGAGTACATATGGAAGGCCAGGTGTGAGAAAGTGTTTAGGGGAACTGAACCATCACCAATTAACAGCTCCGTCTTGGCCACAAAAGAATATACTACAAGAGAGCCAACATGATAAGACAACAAGACTAAGGACTCAATTTCATATGACCAGCACAAAGCACTGGACTTATCCCAACTTTGGAGATGCACATATTAATTGTGCTTCTACATGGGACCAAAGCACTAAAAGTGGTATTATTGCTCTTATTTACAGACGCTCTCTTGGTGCAGGAATACAAGGGTAAGTGCAGAACTACTCTCACTGAAGTGGAGGTGCAGGGTATTATGGAAACAATCCAATGGTCATAGCCGCTTGCCGGCCCCAGATATAAAGTACCTGCCGTGGAGTCATTCAAGCATTTAGGAGTGAAAGAAGCAGCATAGACTGGAGAGTACATTCCAGAATAGAGGACATCAAACAAGACATTTCGGCTTTGAATAGAGTAAACAAAACTATTATGTCATCTTTCTGTAGTAGAAAAGCAAATCAGGAAGCCATTGCATTGGCCTCTCAGGTCAAAGCAACCGCAACCTGTTTCCATGGTTGTCATCCTAGTACTATCTTCAAAGTTCTTTAAGGATGACAGGCTGATGGCCCAAACTCTTGTGGGTTCACATCCACATCCACCCAACTATCAGTGTGCAACTTATTCTAACTAGTACTCTAGACTTCTGTTTGTGTAAAAAAGGGAAAACTGAAGGAATTGTTAAAGCTAGATGGTATGCATTGTGGGACTCGTATTTACACGAAAGAGCTGTAAGATGTCTATTGCATTGAAGCTCCAACTTTTGTACAGAATTATCTAGACTTCTGTTTTTCCGAACTtataaacaaacaaaagaaagcaAAGAACACTCTGTTAAAAAAAGTTACAGTTCTACTTCAAAAGCGAAGAGGACAACATAAAGAACACCCCTGATTCTACTGAGAAAGTTGCGAAGTCTAAATTTATACAGCCGCTTCCTCGATGATTTGTGGACCCAAATACTCGATACCTTCCATCTTTAAGTCCTTGGGCATCTCGATCTCCTCCAACAATCCATAAACGTCTTTTCCCTCTAAAGCTTCTAAAGCTTCGTCCATAGGACAGCCTGAAAATGAAGCACCAAACCAAGAAAATATTAATATCAATGAAAAGGGTATGATCTAAATCCACGAGAAGCAAAGTGATCGACGCATATTAATATTTGATTACTACAATCTACGCTAGACAGTTAGCCTTGTAAAAACACTGTTGTTTTAGAGTTTTACATGGTTTAGATGACATGTTCCACCAGTTTTTCCTCTCTAGCGCTTCATCCACGGCACTGTCTGAGAAAGAAAGGCGTAGAAGAACATTAACACCAGTAAAATGGTATATTTGATCCACCAACATGTAAGTAATTTATTAGCACCAACCAACACAATGCACTAAGACCAAGCTAAGTCACTGTTTGTTTAGGGGTACTACTGTGGAACCAGACAAGATTCTTGGTGGTTACTTTGCTTAGATTCGATCTTCGTTCTGTGTTAGAACACAAAactcctcttcttttctttttaataggAATAGAACATAAAACTCTGCCCCGTTCCTTGACCATTTTTATCAACTTGTACTAAACAACTTATACTCACATTCTGGTGCCTATCAGTCTTAAAGGTGTCAGATGTAAATAGACGACACAGTTTGTAGGAGGCTAACTACTAATTCATATAGGGGGCATGACTAGAAGATTAAAAAATTCCTTTAAAGATAGCAATATAAACACTCTCTATTCAACAGGCTACGCTTACCAATAGAAACAGAGCATGGAAAATCTCTGTAGTATGAGCAGTCTCTACCATCTTCTTTCGAATAAGGAGGTCCAATCACATCAAGCAATGCACAAGGTGTTAAGGCAGTGAAGGCATGGATATTGCCTCCAGATGTGGGATAAAGTACAGACGTGTTGCATGGAGCTGTAAAGACATTATCAGCCTTCAACTTTGCTAATCTTACTGCAAAAGCACAAAAACAGAATTGCTTAGAACAGAGGAAAAGTTACCAGGAAATCCATTTTATTTCATTCTGAAAGCTACCAGTAAATTCATGTAACCTAATATTTTACAATCTATTATTCACAAACACTAACTAGATCACTTTGTTAGTTAATTTGTTGGTAAACAATAAAGAGAAACATGAAACAGAGAGAGAAAGTCAGAAGTACGAACACTGTGAGGACGTAGCCATGTCAGAATCAACCCAATCATAAGATTTGATGTGCATTGATCCTAAAAGAAGCTTACTGAAAACAGTCATTCCTGGGTGATTATGAAGTGGAATGACTGCAGATGGAGGAAGAAAGAAAAGACACATCTGGAAAGAAAAAACACTCAAGAGCTAATGAGATTTTATCAACTTCAAACAAATACATTTGCAGATAAGATACTTGGATTTCAAGAATCGGCCCTTACCGAGAAATTCTGAGTTTTGCATACAGTAGTATATGTAATACTTGGAGTTCCCGCAGTAACACCACCAGACTTGAAGAAAAGCAAAGCCGTGCTTAATCCAAGATCTTCTGGATTCATATTATCTACAACAGAGCCAAAATGAAATTAAGGAAGATTCATTCCCATAAGAAATAATTCAAATGAAGGAACAAGCTTCATGTCATGTCACTTTCTAATTTATCCATTTCTCTAATGTAAAAAGTCAAGAAAAATCGTCCATTGATATTCATAGAATCATTCATAGTCTTATCTATTTTATTGTTGCATAGGTTCCACATGACACTAATAGTCAACTAGCAACAGTAGAAGTGTGCAAGCACAAGTATGAAAAATAGATAGATGCATAAAGTGTTCAAATCTTGAAGCCTTGCTCCCAAGTGAAACGAGGAAAAAGTTATAGgcgcaaaaaaaaattctatttgTAGAGTTTTATACCCAGCTGTTGAACAAATGTTGCTAGGGTCAAATTTATAGGTGCAAACCAAAGGCCTAACATTTTTCCGGGGACAGAGCTCTGGAACAATGTTAGGCCAACAGGAGGATGAGGTCAGTTAAAGAACgaacaagagagaggagagcacaaacgcggaagcataaaagactacattgataataattgggTGTATTTAcattcatggctcaacagcctatttatattgttcacaaacttgactgccactcaaggcactttcctaactaagatcaaactcttcttccTAACATAAACCAATTTCCTAAAATACAAAAGACTTGTTTAACAAGATAAACGTGTGTTACTTAACACACGTACTGTATGCcttaacaccctcccgcaagcgtaacgggtgATCTTGAACCGTTAGCTTGAACCTTAAGAGAGAAAACCGGTCTTGTTTCAGCCAAGGAGCGTACGCTGGATTTGGGTCTTCACTGTTGGGAAGAGTTGGAGATGGACATGGATTGTCGCCGGTAACAAAACTATCGAGTTCATAACTTTGGAGACACGTGAGAAACTGAGCACGCCATAGAGAGTAAAACGGACATCAAGAAGTTTAGGTATAGAGAAGATTTGATATAGTTTAGGTATAGAGAAGAATAGAAGAGGTTTAGAAGAAGTGTTCTTTTATTAATCTTCGGTGGTGTATGTAGACGTGAGCAATAAAGAGTTTGGTAGATTTAATAAGACAGAAAAAGTTAAGAATTTAGAGAGACAGGACTCAAGAGTGATTGGATAAGCCGAGAGAGGTGCTTtgttgagagaagaagatagaCTGAGATTTCTAtgaatttgttaggtttggtgaTGATGAAGTGAGGGTAGGTGATGGAATTAATTAATTAAAGGATGAATAAGAGAGGAACAATGGTTTCGAGGAAAGAAGCAGTCGGATGGAATGATTAGAATAAGACAAATAGAGTGAAAGATGTGCATCAGATGAAGAGTGGGATCCGCGAGATGTTGAGAAAGTTTACTGTTTAACAGTAAAAGAAAAGAGTTAGATCAAAGAAAGTGGTAAGGGGTGATGTGATGTTTATTAAGCACcagggagaattttttttttttcttttgagaaaGAATTAAAAGAAGATAGAGAATAAAGATTGGTGTAGAACGGGTGGGGAAGAAAAAGTTGTggaagaaattaatcaataatgaAAGAATTCGTGGGAAAAGATGGTGAAGGAATATGGATTGACGGACATCGAAAACAATAAAGAAAGGTATCGGGATCGGAAAAAGAAGAAAGGTT encodes the following:
- the LOC113310299 gene encoding ubiquitin-conjugating enzyme E2 2 produces the protein MSTPARKRLMRDFKRLQQDPPAGISGAPHDNNITLWNAVIFGPDDTPWDGGTFKLTLQFTEDYPNKPPTVRFVSRMFHPNIYADGSICLDILQNQWSPIYDVAAILTSIQSLLCDPNPNSPANSEAARMFTENKREYNRRVREMVEQSWTAD
- the LOC113308496 gene encoding plant cysteine oxidase 2-like isoform X1, encoding MTMEASVVGKKRNNVVVLGNSIARKKRCIKRTKQYKKPTMSMTLQKLFTSCKQVFKGPGTIPNSLEVQNLRHILDNMNPEDLGLSTALLFFKSGGVTAGTPSITYTTVCKTQNFSMCLFFLPPSAVIPLHNHPGMTVFSKLLLGSMHIKSYDWVDSDMATSSQLRLAKLKADNVFTAPCNTSVLYPTSGGNIHAFTALTPCALLDVIGPPYSKEDGRDCSYYRDFPCSVSIDSAVDEALERKNWWNMSSKPCCPMDEALEALEGKDVYGLLEEIEMPKDLKMEGIEYLGPQIIEEAAV
- the LOC113308496 gene encoding plant cysteine oxidase 2-like isoform X2, which gives rise to MTMEASVVGKKRNNVVVLGNSIARKKRCIKRTKQYKKPTMSMTLQKLFTSCKQVFKGPGTIPNSLEVQNLRHILDNMNPEDLGLSTALLFFKSGGVTAGTPSITYTTVCKTQNFSMCLFFLPPSAVIPLHNHPGMTVFSKLLLGSMHIKSYDWVDSDMATSSQLRLAKLKADNVFTAPCNTSVLYPTSGGNIHAFTALTPCALLDVIGPPYSKEDGRDCSYYRDFPCSVSIGCPMDEALEALEGKDVYGLLEEIEMPKDLKMEGIEYLGPQIIEEAAV